One stretch of Verrucomicrobiia bacterium DNA includes these proteins:
- a CDS encoding arylsulfatase gives MIGFLRVFSALLLLICGGGSGVAEPVSGRRPNIIVVLTDDQGYGDFSCHGHPVLRTPHLDRWHADSVRFTDFHVSPTCAPTRSALLSGRHEFRNGVTHTILERERLAPDTVTLADVVRGAGYATGIFGKWHLGDEEAYQPGRRGFEETFVHGGGGIGQTYPGSCGDAPANRYFDPVILHNGRFVRTRGYCTDVFFGQAMRWMDSVRERGPFFAWIACNAPHVPLDVRPEDEARYAGRVANTNAARFLGMVANIDDNAGRLLDWVRDRGIERETLMIFLTDNGADGGLLAGYNAGMRGRKGTPFLGGTRAASFWRWTGTLKPGDCAALTAHVDVLPTLASLAGVSLSGLLETQVEGRSLVPLLEDPATPWPDRTLVTHVGRWARWEEPADARYRACAVRTTRWNLVSADGGREPRWMLFDLSADPGEANDVAGRDPEVVTDLASRFDAWWVSVQVHLVNEGVRGPAINPFKERYWRQFGGGPDAGELRLMDLEQNPATRR, from the coding sequence ATGATTGGGTTTCTGCGAGTGTTTTCCGCTCTGCTGCTGCTGATTTGTGGCGGTGGTAGCGGCGTCGCGGAGCCGGTGTCGGGGCGGCGTCCGAACATCATCGTCGTGCTCACCGACGATCAGGGCTACGGCGACTTCTCGTGCCACGGGCATCCGGTGCTGCGCACCCCCCATCTGGACCGGTGGCACGCGGACTCGGTGCGCTTCACGGATTTCCACGTCAGCCCCACCTGTGCGCCCACCCGCAGTGCGCTCCTGAGCGGGCGGCACGAGTTCCGCAATGGCGTCACCCACACGATTCTCGAGCGGGAGCGTCTCGCGCCGGACACGGTGACCCTCGCAGACGTCGTCCGCGGCGCGGGTTATGCGACCGGAATCTTTGGGAAGTGGCACCTCGGCGACGAGGAGGCGTACCAGCCCGGGCGGCGGGGATTTGAGGAAACGTTCGTTCATGGCGGCGGCGGCATCGGTCAGACCTATCCCGGGTCCTGCGGGGACGCACCGGCCAATCGCTATTTCGATCCCGTCATCCTGCACAACGGGCGGTTCGTCCGCACCCGGGGGTATTGCACCGACGTGTTTTTTGGTCAGGCGATGCGTTGGATGGATTCGGTGCGGGAACGGGGGCCGTTTTTTGCCTGGATCGCGTGCAACGCCCCGCACGTCCCCCTCGACGTGCGGCCGGAGGACGAGGCGCGCTATGCCGGCAGGGTCGCAAACACCAACGCCGCCCGCTTTCTCGGGATGGTGGCCAACATTGATGACAATGCGGGACGCCTGCTGGACTGGGTCCGGGACCGGGGGATCGAGCGGGAAACCCTCATGATCTTCCTTACCGACAACGGGGCGGACGGCGGTTTGCTGGCCGGATACAATGCCGGGATGCGCGGGCGGAAGGGCACGCCATTCCTCGGCGGCACCCGGGCGGCGTCGTTCTGGCGCTGGACGGGCACGCTCAAGCCCGGGGACTGCGCCGCGCTCACGGCGCACGTGGATGTGCTGCCCACGCTGGCGTCGCTTGCCGGCGTGTCGCTATCCGGGCTGCTGGAGACGCAGGTGGAAGGGCGCAGTCTGGTCCCGTTGCTGGAGGATCCGGCGACCCCATGGCCGGACAGGACCCTCGTCACCCACGTCGGACGGTGGGCGCGCTGGGAGGAGCCTGCCGACGCCCGGTATCGGGCCTGCGCCGTGCGGACCACCCGCTGGAACCTGGTCTCGGCGGATGGCGGACGGGAGCCGCGTTGGATGCTGTTCGACCTGTCCGCGGATCCCGGCGAGGCCAACGATGTTGCAGGCAGGGATCCGGAGGTCGTCACCGACCTGGCATCGCGGTTCGATGCGTGGTGGGTGTCGGTCCAGGTGCATTTGGTGAACGAGGGGGTCCGCGGGCCGGCAATCAATCCGTTCAAGGAACGCTACTGGCGCCAGTTTGGCGGGGGGCCGGATGCCGGCGAACTGCGGCTCATGGATCTTGAGCAGAACCCGGCAACCCGTCGTTGA
- a CDS encoding sigma-70 family RNA polymerase sigma factor, with translation MPAIRSPAADSTPSDGASSADLLERLYNDLRHLAAQKLAQELPGQTLQPTALVHEAWLRLVKSGESVLWSGEAHFIGAASEAMRRILVERARRKSRVCHGGQWDRVEFDPDQIQSAASDPDDAVLAMDAALEQLAALSPEKAQIVRMRYFSGLAHEEIARLLGVSEPTVRRHWTFARAWLCTELRGRGQRPSTMQAPE, from the coding sequence ATGCCAGCGATCCGATCACCCGCAGCGGACTCAACGCCGTCGGACGGCGCTTCATCCGCTGACCTGCTCGAGCGGCTGTACAACGATCTGCGACACCTCGCGGCCCAAAAGCTTGCGCAGGAGCTTCCCGGGCAGACGCTGCAGCCGACGGCGCTGGTCCACGAGGCGTGGCTGCGTCTGGTCAAGTCGGGCGAATCGGTCCTGTGGAGTGGTGAAGCCCACTTTATCGGCGCCGCGTCCGAGGCGATGCGTCGGATTCTGGTGGAGCGTGCGCGGCGGAAGTCCCGGGTCTGCCATGGTGGCCAGTGGGACCGCGTGGAGTTCGATCCCGACCAGATCCAGTCCGCCGCCAGTGATCCCGACGATGCCGTCCTTGCCATGGACGCCGCACTCGAACAGTTGGCGGCGTTGTCCCCGGAAAAGGCTCAAATCGTCCGGATGCGCTATTTTAGCGGCCTGGCTCACGAGGAGATCGCCCGCCTGCTTGGGGTGTCAGAACCCACCGTCCGGCGGCACTGGACATTCGCCCGGGCGTGGCTTTGCACCGAGCTCCGCGGGCGGGGCCAACGTCCATCAACGATGCAGGCTCCGGAATAA